One region of Maylandia zebra isolate NMK-2024a linkage group LG10, Mzebra_GT3a, whole genome shotgun sequence genomic DNA includes:
- the ksr1a gene encoding kinase suppressor of Ras 1 isoform X9 codes for MTGAQVRDTMRRLGSSSEECGRLGAALSCLKSATESGGELRDDSSLWLSEPTRRDSGSLLTADQLTNLGTPLRTHSPSPLARPSTIQSTPSTPCATFPHPRSGSVSAAPTPDAHSDSPLTDPFPMSFARAARLHGHISTPPITPPSKRRHRLKPPCTPPPPSRKVLHLLPNITLTRSKSHESQLGNRIEDPPTNKCVKKNKLFLNMQVNGNGCEDSPSRYSAVSARTPGATPAANTAPYTLPGTPTLLEEHSTIKNNVAVHRSSPQAIRRDIGLAVTHRFSTKSWLSQTCQVCQKNMMFGVKCKHCRLKCHNKCTKEAPSCRISFLPIAKIRRTESVPSDINNPVDRPQEAPQFGTLPKAITKKQDHPPVLNQLDSSSNPSSTTSSTPSSPAPFQQSNPPSATPPPNPSPKGHRDSRFNFPAACYFQHRQQFIFPDVSSPANFHSDVLQDRVVLCHSSEIEQSSDDVHDELVEDDDEEEGDEEVEDEDHEGEEDDDEEDDEDNVDGGEDEDDRGEIRMHMGSDGECDELDDLPNSRGNQWKGPISRKASQTSVYLQEWDIPFEQLDLGELIGKGRWGKVHKGRWHGEVAIRLLEIDGNNQDHLKLFKKEVMNYRQTRHENVVLFMGACMAPPHLAIITSFCKGRTLYSVVRDTKNTLDINKTRQIAQEIVKGMGYLHAKGIVHKDLKSKNVFHDTNKVVIADFGLFGISGVVQEGRRENKLKLPHGWICYLAPEIVRRMSPGNNEDRLPFSTAADVYAFGTIWYELQARDWPITNQPVEATIWQVGSGEGIKKILAEISLGKEVTEILSACWAYDLRERPTFTQLADMLEKLPKLNRRLSHPGHFWKSAEL; via the exons ATGACAGGAGCTCAGGTGAGAGACACGATGCGAAGACTTGGGTCCAGCTCAGAAGAATGTGGCAGACTCGGTGCTGCCCTCTCTTGTCTAAAGAGTGCTACTGAATCAG GAGGCGAACTAAGAGATGACAGCAGTCTCTGGCTGTCTGAGCCCACCAGGAGGGACAGCGGCTCTCTGCTGACAGCGGACCAGCTAACCAACCTGGGGACCccactccgcacacacagcccCTCGCCTCTAGCCCGCCCATCCACCATCCAGTCCACCCCATCCACTCCCTGCGCAACCTTCCCCCACCCTCGCTCAGGCTCTGTGTCAGCGGCGCCCACGCCAGACGCACATAGCGACAGCCCTCTCACAGATCCATTCCCTATGTCCTTCGCCCGCGCAGCCCGCCTCCATGGGCACATTTCCACCCCACCTATAACGCCTCCTTCAAAGAGGCGTCACCGGTTGAAGCCTCCCTGCACCCCTCCCCCGCCATCCCGCAAGGTACTGCACCTGCTTCCCAACATCACACTGACGCGCAGCAAAAGCCACGAGTCCCAGCTGGGCAACCGCATCGAGGACCCTCCCACCAACAA GTGTGTTAAAAAGAACAAGTTGTTCCTGAACATGCAAGTCAACGGTAACGGATGTGAGGATTCGCCTTCTCGCTACTCCGCCGTGTCTGCAAGGACACCCGGTGCCACCCCAGCTGCCAACACAGCACCTTACACCCTTCCTGGAACTCCCACACTGCTGGAGGAGCACAGCACAATTAAGA ATAATGTAGCAGTGCATCGCAGCTCCCCACAAGCAATAAGGAGGGATATAGGGCTTGCAGTCACGCACAG gtttTCCACCAAATCCTGGTTGTCCCAGACATGTCAAGTGTGCCAGAAAAACATGATGTTTGGAGTTAAGTGCAAACACTGTCG ATTAAAGTGCCACAACAAATGTACAAAGGAAGCTCCatcctgcagaatctcctttcTACCAA TTGCCAAAATTCGGAGGACCGAGTCAGTTCCCTCTGATATAAACAACCCAGTGGACCGGCCGCAGGAAGCACCGCAGTTTGGCACACTACCAAAGGCTATTACGAAAAAG CAGGATCATCCACCAGTACTGAACCAGCTGGACTCCAGCAGCAACCCATCCTCCACCACTTCATCCACACCTTCCTCCCCAGCACCCTTCCAGCAGAGCAACCCCCCCAGTGCCACACCACCGCCCAACCCTTCACCCAAAGGTCATCGAGACAGCCGATTTAATTTCCCGG CTGCCTGTTACTTTCAGCATAGACAGCAATTTATCTTCCCAG ATGTTTCCAGTCCTGCAAATTTCCACTCAGATGTTCTTCAGGACAGAGT TGTTCTGTGTCACAGCAGTGAGATAGAGCAATCATCAGACGACGTACATGATGAGCTGGTAGAAGATGACGATGAAGAG GAAGGGGATGAGGAGGTCGAAGATGAAGATCACGAAGGGGAGGAGGACGACgatgaggaggatgatgaggacAATGTGGATGGAGGAGAAGATGAGGACGACAGAGGGGAGATCAGGATGCACATGGGCTCCGACGGCGAGTGCGACGAGCTGGATGATCTGCCCAACTCTCGGGGAAACCAGTGGAAGGGCCCCATCTCCCGCAAGGCCAGTCAGACCAGCGTTTACCTGCAAGAGTGGGACATCCCCTTTGAGCAGCTGGACCTTGGGGAGCTCATAGGAAAG GGCCgctggggaaaagtgcacaagGGCCGGTGGCACGGCGAGGTGGCCATCCGGCTTCTTGAGATCGATGGGAACAATCAGGACCACCTGAAGCTCTTTAAAAAGGAGGTGATGAACTACAGACAGACCAGGCATGAGAATGTGGTCCTCTTTATGGGAGCCTGCATGGCTCCACCCCACCTGGCCATTATCACCAG TTTTTGTAAAGGGAGGACACTCTACTCAGTAGTTCGAGACACTAAAAACACTCTGGATATTAACAAGACAAGACAAATTGCTCAGGAGATTGTAAag GGAATGGGCTATCTGCATGCCAAAGGCATTGTTCACAAAGACTTGAAGTCAAAGAACGTTTTTCATGACACCAATAAGGTTGTGATCGCAGACTTTGGCCTGTTTGGGATCTCTGGAGTTGTTCAGGAGGGAAG gcgtgaaaataaactcaaacttcCACATGGCTGGATTTGTTATCTCGCACCAGAGATTGTGCGCAGAATGAGCCCAGGTAACAATGAGGACCGCCTTCCTTTTTCCACCGCAGCAGATGTGTACGCCTTTGG CACAATTTGGTATGAGCTTCAAGCTAGGGACTGGCCAATCACTAACCAGCCTGTGGAAGCTACCATCTGGCAGGTGGGGAGCGGAGAGGGCATAAAGAAGATTTTGGCAGAAATCAGCCTGGGAAAGGAGGTCACT GAAATCCTTTCTGCCTGCTGGGCGTACGACTTGAGAGAAAGGCCGACCTTTACGCAGCTGGCTGACATGCTGGAGAAGCTACCCAAACTCAACCGCAGACTGTCCCACCCTGGACATTTCTGGAAGTCTGCAGA
- the ksr1a gene encoding kinase suppressor of Ras 1 isoform X1: MDSVSAKGGKMVESDEQPERDSGGGAAMAALHQCELIQNMIDISISSLQGLRTKCAATNDLTQQEIRTLEVKLMKYICKQLQCKQKVPETERPEALDSYPHLRDWLRTINLRPELIEAVEAKLSLDTLLQMTGAQVRDTMRRLGSSSEECGRLGAALSCLKSATESGGELRDDSSLWLSEPTRRDSGSLLTADQLTNLGTPLRTHSPSPLARPSTIQSTPSTPCATFPHPRSGSVSAAPTPDAHSDSPLTDPFPMSFARAARLHGHISTPPITPPSKRRHRLKPPCTPPPPSRKVLHLLPNITLTRSKSHESQLGNRIEDPPTNKCVKKNKLFLNMQVNGNGCEDSPSRYSAVSARTPGATPAANTAPYTLPGTPTLLEEHSTIKNNVAVHRSSPQAIRRDIGLAVTHRFSTKSWLSQTCQVCQKNMMFGVKCKHCRLKCHNKCTKEAPSCRISFLPIAKIRRTESVPSDINNPVDRPQEAPQFGTLPKAITKKQDHPPVLNQLDSSSNPSSTTSSTPSSPAPFQQSNPPSATPPPNPSPKGHRDSRFNFPAACYFQHRQQFIFPDVSSPANFHSDVLQDRVVLCHSSEIEQSSDDVHDELVEDDDEEEGDEEVEDEDHEGEEDDDEEDDEDNVDGGEDEDDRGEIRMHMGSDGECDELDDLPNSRGNQWKGPISRKASQTSVYLQEWDIPFEQLDLGELIGKGRWGKVHKGRWHGEVAIRLLEIDGNNQDHLKLFKKEVMNYRQTRHENVVLFMGACMAPPHLAIITSFCKGRTLYSVVRDTKNTLDINKTRQIAQEIVKGMGYLHAKGIVHKDLKSKNVFHDTNKVVIADFGLFGISGVVQEGRRENKLKLPHGWICYLAPEIVRRMSPGNNEDRLPFSTAADVYAFGTIWYELQARDWPITNQPVEATIWQVGSGEGIKKILAEISLGKEVTEILSACWAYDLRERPTFTQLADMLEKLPKLNRRLSHPGHFWKSAEL; the protein is encoded by the exons GTGAAGCTGATGAAATACATCTGTAAACAGCTCCAGTGCAAGCAGAAAGTGCCAGAGACAGAGAGGCCCGAGGCCCTAGACAGCTATCCACACTTGCGAGACTGGTTACGCACCATCAACCTGCGACCAGAGCTCATTGAG GCTGTGGAGGCAAAGCTGTCGCTGGATACCTTACTGCAGATGACAGGAGCTCAGGTGAGAGACACGATGCGAAGACTTGGGTCCAGCTCAGAAGAATGTGGCAGACTCGGTGCTGCCCTCTCTTGTCTAAAGAGTGCTACTGAATCAG GAGGCGAACTAAGAGATGACAGCAGTCTCTGGCTGTCTGAGCCCACCAGGAGGGACAGCGGCTCTCTGCTGACAGCGGACCAGCTAACCAACCTGGGGACCccactccgcacacacagcccCTCGCCTCTAGCCCGCCCATCCACCATCCAGTCCACCCCATCCACTCCCTGCGCAACCTTCCCCCACCCTCGCTCAGGCTCTGTGTCAGCGGCGCCCACGCCAGACGCACATAGCGACAGCCCTCTCACAGATCCATTCCCTATGTCCTTCGCCCGCGCAGCCCGCCTCCATGGGCACATTTCCACCCCACCTATAACGCCTCCTTCAAAGAGGCGTCACCGGTTGAAGCCTCCCTGCACCCCTCCCCCGCCATCCCGCAAGGTACTGCACCTGCTTCCCAACATCACACTGACGCGCAGCAAAAGCCACGAGTCCCAGCTGGGCAACCGCATCGAGGACCCTCCCACCAACAA GTGTGTTAAAAAGAACAAGTTGTTCCTGAACATGCAAGTCAACGGTAACGGATGTGAGGATTCGCCTTCTCGCTACTCCGCCGTGTCTGCAAGGACACCCGGTGCCACCCCAGCTGCCAACACAGCACCTTACACCCTTCCTGGAACTCCCACACTGCTGGAGGAGCACAGCACAATTAAGA ATAATGTAGCAGTGCATCGCAGCTCCCCACAAGCAATAAGGAGGGATATAGGGCTTGCAGTCACGCACAG gtttTCCACCAAATCCTGGTTGTCCCAGACATGTCAAGTGTGCCAGAAAAACATGATGTTTGGAGTTAAGTGCAAACACTGTCG ATTAAAGTGCCACAACAAATGTACAAAGGAAGCTCCatcctgcagaatctcctttcTACCAA TTGCCAAAATTCGGAGGACCGAGTCAGTTCCCTCTGATATAAACAACCCAGTGGACCGGCCGCAGGAAGCACCGCAGTTTGGCACACTACCAAAGGCTATTACGAAAAAG CAGGATCATCCACCAGTACTGAACCAGCTGGACTCCAGCAGCAACCCATCCTCCACCACTTCATCCACACCTTCCTCCCCAGCACCCTTCCAGCAGAGCAACCCCCCCAGTGCCACACCACCGCCCAACCCTTCACCCAAAGGTCATCGAGACAGCCGATTTAATTTCCCGG CTGCCTGTTACTTTCAGCATAGACAGCAATTTATCTTCCCAG ATGTTTCCAGTCCTGCAAATTTCCACTCAGATGTTCTTCAGGACAGAGT TGTTCTGTGTCACAGCAGTGAGATAGAGCAATCATCAGACGACGTACATGATGAGCTGGTAGAAGATGACGATGAAGAG GAAGGGGATGAGGAGGTCGAAGATGAAGATCACGAAGGGGAGGAGGACGACgatgaggaggatgatgaggacAATGTGGATGGAGGAGAAGATGAGGACGACAGAGGGGAGATCAGGATGCACATGGGCTCCGACGGCGAGTGCGACGAGCTGGATGATCTGCCCAACTCTCGGGGAAACCAGTGGAAGGGCCCCATCTCCCGCAAGGCCAGTCAGACCAGCGTTTACCTGCAAGAGTGGGACATCCCCTTTGAGCAGCTGGACCTTGGGGAGCTCATAGGAAAG GGCCgctggggaaaagtgcacaagGGCCGGTGGCACGGCGAGGTGGCCATCCGGCTTCTTGAGATCGATGGGAACAATCAGGACCACCTGAAGCTCTTTAAAAAGGAGGTGATGAACTACAGACAGACCAGGCATGAGAATGTGGTCCTCTTTATGGGAGCCTGCATGGCTCCACCCCACCTGGCCATTATCACCAG TTTTTGTAAAGGGAGGACACTCTACTCAGTAGTTCGAGACACTAAAAACACTCTGGATATTAACAAGACAAGACAAATTGCTCAGGAGATTGTAAag GGAATGGGCTATCTGCATGCCAAAGGCATTGTTCACAAAGACTTGAAGTCAAAGAACGTTTTTCATGACACCAATAAGGTTGTGATCGCAGACTTTGGCCTGTTTGGGATCTCTGGAGTTGTTCAGGAGGGAAG gcgtgaaaataaactcaaacttcCACATGGCTGGATTTGTTATCTCGCACCAGAGATTGTGCGCAGAATGAGCCCAGGTAACAATGAGGACCGCCTTCCTTTTTCCACCGCAGCAGATGTGTACGCCTTTGG CACAATTTGGTATGAGCTTCAAGCTAGGGACTGGCCAATCACTAACCAGCCTGTGGAAGCTACCATCTGGCAGGTGGGGAGCGGAGAGGGCATAAAGAAGATTTTGGCAGAAATCAGCCTGGGAAAGGAGGTCACT GAAATCCTTTCTGCCTGCTGGGCGTACGACTTGAGAGAAAGGCCGACCTTTACGCAGCTGGCTGACATGCTGGAGAAGCTACCCAAACTCAACCGCAGACTGTCCCACCCTGGACATTTCTGGAAGTCTGCAGA
- the ksr1a gene encoding kinase suppressor of Ras 1 isoform X2, whose translation MDSVSAKGGKMVESDEQPERDSGGGAAMAALHQCELIQNMIDISISSLQGLRTKCAATNDLTQQEIRTLEVKLMKYICKQLQCKQKVPETERPEALDSYPHLRDWLRTINLRPELIEAVEAKLSLDTLLQMTGAQVRDTMRRLGSSSEECGRLGAALSCLKSATESGGELRDDSSLWLSEPTRRDSGSLLTADQLTNLGTPLRTHSPSPLARPSTIQSTPSTPCATFPHPRSGSVSAAPTPDAHSDSPLTDPFPMSFARAARLHGHISTPPITPPSKRRHRLKPPCTPPPPSRKVLHLLPNITLTRSKSHESQLGNRIEDPPTNKCVKKNKLFLNMQVNGNGCEDSPSRYSAVSARTPGATPAANTAPYTLPGTPTLLEEHSTIKNNVAVHRSSPQAIRRDIGLAVTHRFSTKSWLSQTCQVCQKNMMFGVKCKHCRLKCHNKCTKEAPSCRISFLPIAKIRRTESVPSDINNPVDRPQEAPQFGTLPKAITKKDHPPVLNQLDSSSNPSSTTSSTPSSPAPFQQSNPPSATPPPNPSPKGHRDSRFNFPAACYFQHRQQFIFPDVSSPANFHSDVLQDRVVLCHSSEIEQSSDDVHDELVEDDDEEEGDEEVEDEDHEGEEDDDEEDDEDNVDGGEDEDDRGEIRMHMGSDGECDELDDLPNSRGNQWKGPISRKASQTSVYLQEWDIPFEQLDLGELIGKGRWGKVHKGRWHGEVAIRLLEIDGNNQDHLKLFKKEVMNYRQTRHENVVLFMGACMAPPHLAIITSFCKGRTLYSVVRDTKNTLDINKTRQIAQEIVKGMGYLHAKGIVHKDLKSKNVFHDTNKVVIADFGLFGISGVVQEGRRENKLKLPHGWICYLAPEIVRRMSPGNNEDRLPFSTAADVYAFGTIWYELQARDWPITNQPVEATIWQVGSGEGIKKILAEISLGKEVTEILSACWAYDLRERPTFTQLADMLEKLPKLNRRLSHPGHFWKSAEL comes from the exons GTGAAGCTGATGAAATACATCTGTAAACAGCTCCAGTGCAAGCAGAAAGTGCCAGAGACAGAGAGGCCCGAGGCCCTAGACAGCTATCCACACTTGCGAGACTGGTTACGCACCATCAACCTGCGACCAGAGCTCATTGAG GCTGTGGAGGCAAAGCTGTCGCTGGATACCTTACTGCAGATGACAGGAGCTCAGGTGAGAGACACGATGCGAAGACTTGGGTCCAGCTCAGAAGAATGTGGCAGACTCGGTGCTGCCCTCTCTTGTCTAAAGAGTGCTACTGAATCAG GAGGCGAACTAAGAGATGACAGCAGTCTCTGGCTGTCTGAGCCCACCAGGAGGGACAGCGGCTCTCTGCTGACAGCGGACCAGCTAACCAACCTGGGGACCccactccgcacacacagcccCTCGCCTCTAGCCCGCCCATCCACCATCCAGTCCACCCCATCCACTCCCTGCGCAACCTTCCCCCACCCTCGCTCAGGCTCTGTGTCAGCGGCGCCCACGCCAGACGCACATAGCGACAGCCCTCTCACAGATCCATTCCCTATGTCCTTCGCCCGCGCAGCCCGCCTCCATGGGCACATTTCCACCCCACCTATAACGCCTCCTTCAAAGAGGCGTCACCGGTTGAAGCCTCCCTGCACCCCTCCCCCGCCATCCCGCAAGGTACTGCACCTGCTTCCCAACATCACACTGACGCGCAGCAAAAGCCACGAGTCCCAGCTGGGCAACCGCATCGAGGACCCTCCCACCAACAA GTGTGTTAAAAAGAACAAGTTGTTCCTGAACATGCAAGTCAACGGTAACGGATGTGAGGATTCGCCTTCTCGCTACTCCGCCGTGTCTGCAAGGACACCCGGTGCCACCCCAGCTGCCAACACAGCACCTTACACCCTTCCTGGAACTCCCACACTGCTGGAGGAGCACAGCACAATTAAGA ATAATGTAGCAGTGCATCGCAGCTCCCCACAAGCAATAAGGAGGGATATAGGGCTTGCAGTCACGCACAG gtttTCCACCAAATCCTGGTTGTCCCAGACATGTCAAGTGTGCCAGAAAAACATGATGTTTGGAGTTAAGTGCAAACACTGTCG ATTAAAGTGCCACAACAAATGTACAAAGGAAGCTCCatcctgcagaatctcctttcTACCAA TTGCCAAAATTCGGAGGACCGAGTCAGTTCCCTCTGATATAAACAACCCAGTGGACCGGCCGCAGGAAGCACCGCAGTTTGGCACACTACCAAAGGCTATTACGAAAAAG GATCATCCACCAGTACTGAACCAGCTGGACTCCAGCAGCAACCCATCCTCCACCACTTCATCCACACCTTCCTCCCCAGCACCCTTCCAGCAGAGCAACCCCCCCAGTGCCACACCACCGCCCAACCCTTCACCCAAAGGTCATCGAGACAGCCGATTTAATTTCCCGG CTGCCTGTTACTTTCAGCATAGACAGCAATTTATCTTCCCAG ATGTTTCCAGTCCTGCAAATTTCCACTCAGATGTTCTTCAGGACAGAGT TGTTCTGTGTCACAGCAGTGAGATAGAGCAATCATCAGACGACGTACATGATGAGCTGGTAGAAGATGACGATGAAGAG GAAGGGGATGAGGAGGTCGAAGATGAAGATCACGAAGGGGAGGAGGACGACgatgaggaggatgatgaggacAATGTGGATGGAGGAGAAGATGAGGACGACAGAGGGGAGATCAGGATGCACATGGGCTCCGACGGCGAGTGCGACGAGCTGGATGATCTGCCCAACTCTCGGGGAAACCAGTGGAAGGGCCCCATCTCCCGCAAGGCCAGTCAGACCAGCGTTTACCTGCAAGAGTGGGACATCCCCTTTGAGCAGCTGGACCTTGGGGAGCTCATAGGAAAG GGCCgctggggaaaagtgcacaagGGCCGGTGGCACGGCGAGGTGGCCATCCGGCTTCTTGAGATCGATGGGAACAATCAGGACCACCTGAAGCTCTTTAAAAAGGAGGTGATGAACTACAGACAGACCAGGCATGAGAATGTGGTCCTCTTTATGGGAGCCTGCATGGCTCCACCCCACCTGGCCATTATCACCAG TTTTTGTAAAGGGAGGACACTCTACTCAGTAGTTCGAGACACTAAAAACACTCTGGATATTAACAAGACAAGACAAATTGCTCAGGAGATTGTAAag GGAATGGGCTATCTGCATGCCAAAGGCATTGTTCACAAAGACTTGAAGTCAAAGAACGTTTTTCATGACACCAATAAGGTTGTGATCGCAGACTTTGGCCTGTTTGGGATCTCTGGAGTTGTTCAGGAGGGAAG gcgtgaaaataaactcaaacttcCACATGGCTGGATTTGTTATCTCGCACCAGAGATTGTGCGCAGAATGAGCCCAGGTAACAATGAGGACCGCCTTCCTTTTTCCACCGCAGCAGATGTGTACGCCTTTGG CACAATTTGGTATGAGCTTCAAGCTAGGGACTGGCCAATCACTAACCAGCCTGTGGAAGCTACCATCTGGCAGGTGGGGAGCGGAGAGGGCATAAAGAAGATTTTGGCAGAAATCAGCCTGGGAAAGGAGGTCACT GAAATCCTTTCTGCCTGCTGGGCGTACGACTTGAGAGAAAGGCCGACCTTTACGCAGCTGGCTGACATGCTGGAGAAGCTACCCAAACTCAACCGCAGACTGTCCCACCCTGGACATTTCTGGAAGTCTGCAGA
- the ksr1a gene encoding kinase suppressor of Ras 1 isoform X8, whose product MKYICKQLQCKQKVPETERPEALDSYPHLRDWLRTINLRPELIEAVEAKLSLDTLLQMTGAQVRDTMRRLGSSSEECGRLGAALSCLKSATESGGELRDDSSLWLSEPTRRDSGSLLTADQLTNLGTPLRTHSPSPLARPSTIQSTPSTPCATFPHPRSGSVSAAPTPDAHSDSPLTDPFPMSFARAARLHGHISTPPITPPSKRRHRLKPPCTPPPPSRKVLHLLPNITLTRSKSHESQLGNRIEDPPTNKCVKKNKLFLNMQVNGNGCEDSPSRYSAVSARTPGATPAANTAPYTLPGTPTLLEEHSTIKNNVAVHRSSPQAIRRDIGLAVTHRFSTKSWLSQTCQVCQKNMMFGVKCKHCRLKCHNKCTKEAPSCRISFLPIAKIRRTESVPSDINNPVDRPQEAPQFGTLPKAITKKQDHPPVLNQLDSSSNPSSTTSSTPSSPAPFQQSNPPSATPPPNPSPKGHRDSRFNFPAACYFQHRQQFIFPDVSSPANFHSDVLQDRVVLCHSSEIEQSSDDVHDELVEDDDEEEGDEEVEDEDHEGEEDDDEEDDEDNVDGGEDEDDRGEIRMHMGSDGECDELDDLPNSRGNQWKGPISRKASQTSVYLQEWDIPFEQLDLGELIGKGRWGKVHKGRWHGEVAIRLLEIDGNNQDHLKLFKKEVMNYRQTRHENVVLFMGACMAPPHLAIITSFCKGRTLYSVVRDTKNTLDINKTRQIAQEIVKGMGYLHAKGIVHKDLKSKNVFHDTNKVVIADFGLFGISGVVQEGRRENKLKLPHGWICYLAPEIVRRMSPGNNEDRLPFSTAADVYAFGTIWYELQARDWPITNQPVEATIWQVGSGEGIKKILAEISLGKEVTEILSACWAYDLRERPTFTQLADMLEKLPKLNRRLSHPGHFWKSAEL is encoded by the exons ATGAAATACATCTGTAAACAGCTCCAGTGCAAGCAGAAAGTGCCAGAGACAGAGAGGCCCGAGGCCCTAGACAGCTATCCACACTTGCGAGACTGGTTACGCACCATCAACCTGCGACCAGAGCTCATTGAG GCTGTGGAGGCAAAGCTGTCGCTGGATACCTTACTGCAGATGACAGGAGCTCAGGTGAGAGACACGATGCGAAGACTTGGGTCCAGCTCAGAAGAATGTGGCAGACTCGGTGCTGCCCTCTCTTGTCTAAAGAGTGCTACTGAATCAG GAGGCGAACTAAGAGATGACAGCAGTCTCTGGCTGTCTGAGCCCACCAGGAGGGACAGCGGCTCTCTGCTGACAGCGGACCAGCTAACCAACCTGGGGACCccactccgcacacacagcccCTCGCCTCTAGCCCGCCCATCCACCATCCAGTCCACCCCATCCACTCCCTGCGCAACCTTCCCCCACCCTCGCTCAGGCTCTGTGTCAGCGGCGCCCACGCCAGACGCACATAGCGACAGCCCTCTCACAGATCCATTCCCTATGTCCTTCGCCCGCGCAGCCCGCCTCCATGGGCACATTTCCACCCCACCTATAACGCCTCCTTCAAAGAGGCGTCACCGGTTGAAGCCTCCCTGCACCCCTCCCCCGCCATCCCGCAAGGTACTGCACCTGCTTCCCAACATCACACTGACGCGCAGCAAAAGCCACGAGTCCCAGCTGGGCAACCGCATCGAGGACCCTCCCACCAACAA GTGTGTTAAAAAGAACAAGTTGTTCCTGAACATGCAAGTCAACGGTAACGGATGTGAGGATTCGCCTTCTCGCTACTCCGCCGTGTCTGCAAGGACACCCGGTGCCACCCCAGCTGCCAACACAGCACCTTACACCCTTCCTGGAACTCCCACACTGCTGGAGGAGCACAGCACAATTAAGA ATAATGTAGCAGTGCATCGCAGCTCCCCACAAGCAATAAGGAGGGATATAGGGCTTGCAGTCACGCACAG gtttTCCACCAAATCCTGGTTGTCCCAGACATGTCAAGTGTGCCAGAAAAACATGATGTTTGGAGTTAAGTGCAAACACTGTCG ATTAAAGTGCCACAACAAATGTACAAAGGAAGCTCCatcctgcagaatctcctttcTACCAA TTGCCAAAATTCGGAGGACCGAGTCAGTTCCCTCTGATATAAACAACCCAGTGGACCGGCCGCAGGAAGCACCGCAGTTTGGCACACTACCAAAGGCTATTACGAAAAAG CAGGATCATCCACCAGTACTGAACCAGCTGGACTCCAGCAGCAACCCATCCTCCACCACTTCATCCACACCTTCCTCCCCAGCACCCTTCCAGCAGAGCAACCCCCCCAGTGCCACACCACCGCCCAACCCTTCACCCAAAGGTCATCGAGACAGCCGATTTAATTTCCCGG CTGCCTGTTACTTTCAGCATAGACAGCAATTTATCTTCCCAG ATGTTTCCAGTCCTGCAAATTTCCACTCAGATGTTCTTCAGGACAGAGT TGTTCTGTGTCACAGCAGTGAGATAGAGCAATCATCAGACGACGTACATGATGAGCTGGTAGAAGATGACGATGAAGAG GAAGGGGATGAGGAGGTCGAAGATGAAGATCACGAAGGGGAGGAGGACGACgatgaggaggatgatgaggacAATGTGGATGGAGGAGAAGATGAGGACGACAGAGGGGAGATCAGGATGCACATGGGCTCCGACGGCGAGTGCGACGAGCTGGATGATCTGCCCAACTCTCGGGGAAACCAGTGGAAGGGCCCCATCTCCCGCAAGGCCAGTCAGACCAGCGTTTACCTGCAAGAGTGGGACATCCCCTTTGAGCAGCTGGACCTTGGGGAGCTCATAGGAAAG GGCCgctggggaaaagtgcacaagGGCCGGTGGCACGGCGAGGTGGCCATCCGGCTTCTTGAGATCGATGGGAACAATCAGGACCACCTGAAGCTCTTTAAAAAGGAGGTGATGAACTACAGACAGACCAGGCATGAGAATGTGGTCCTCTTTATGGGAGCCTGCATGGCTCCACCCCACCTGGCCATTATCACCAG TTTTTGTAAAGGGAGGACACTCTACTCAGTAGTTCGAGACACTAAAAACACTCTGGATATTAACAAGACAAGACAAATTGCTCAGGAGATTGTAAag GGAATGGGCTATCTGCATGCCAAAGGCATTGTTCACAAAGACTTGAAGTCAAAGAACGTTTTTCATGACACCAATAAGGTTGTGATCGCAGACTTTGGCCTGTTTGGGATCTCTGGAGTTGTTCAGGAGGGAAG gcgtgaaaataaactcaaacttcCACATGGCTGGATTTGTTATCTCGCACCAGAGATTGTGCGCAGAATGAGCCCAGGTAACAATGAGGACCGCCTTCCTTTTTCCACCGCAGCAGATGTGTACGCCTTTGG CACAATTTGGTATGAGCTTCAAGCTAGGGACTGGCCAATCACTAACCAGCCTGTGGAAGCTACCATCTGGCAGGTGGGGAGCGGAGAGGGCATAAAGAAGATTTTGGCAGAAATCAGCCTGGGAAAGGAGGTCACT GAAATCCTTTCTGCCTGCTGGGCGTACGACTTGAGAGAAAGGCCGACCTTTACGCAGCTGGCTGACATGCTGGAGAAGCTACCCAAACTCAACCGCAGACTGTCCCACCCTGGACATTTCTGGAAGTCTGCAGA